From a region of the Myxococcaceae bacterium JPH2 genome:
- a CDS encoding methyltransferase domain-containing protein codes for MSNAYSKDLERWMPRLIAVWRASRGRTEGPEGRLTPQEVKEVAAGVKQLSLGLTRERQLAGARYMDDPRLLGAYLLFYWPVSYAQARQVLGELPSRPRHVLDLGSGPGPVAFAAMDAGGGEVTAADRSKAALTLARALATEAGEALATREWDPMKKGTELPEGQYDLITLGHVVNELYGATDEALKPRAALLEAVLGKVKRGGSVLVLEPALRETSRNLLKVRDLLVERGYAVRAPCMYRGACPALVKETDWCHAERAWPMPRVVEELAKAAGLHKEALKMSYLVLAPKGESWPEPPPGRLFRIVSESLEGKGRQRYIGCGPEGRVGLAMQDKHRTEQNERFFHLQRGDVIAVTQTEAKGDGIAMGEGSEVRMVAQAGRGVPPPPREPEPAATPPKA; via the coding sequence ATGAGCAACGCGTACAGCAAGGACCTGGAGCGATGGATGCCCCGGCTCATCGCCGTGTGGCGGGCCTCGCGCGGCCGGACCGAGGGCCCCGAGGGGCGCCTCACGCCGCAGGAAGTCAAAGAGGTCGCCGCGGGCGTGAAGCAGCTGTCGCTGGGGCTGACGCGTGAGCGCCAGCTCGCGGGCGCGCGCTACATGGATGACCCGCGCCTCTTGGGCGCCTACCTCCTCTTCTACTGGCCGGTGTCCTACGCGCAGGCGCGGCAGGTGCTGGGCGAGCTGCCTTCGCGCCCGCGCCACGTGCTGGACCTGGGCAGCGGTCCGGGCCCGGTGGCCTTCGCGGCGATGGACGCGGGCGGCGGCGAGGTGACCGCGGCGGACCGCAGCAAGGCGGCCCTCACCCTGGCGCGCGCGCTGGCCACCGAGGCCGGCGAGGCCCTGGCCACGCGCGAGTGGGACCCGATGAAGAAGGGCACCGAGCTGCCCGAGGGCCAGTACGACCTCATCACCCTGGGCCACGTGGTGAACGAGCTGTACGGCGCCACCGATGAGGCCCTCAAGCCGCGCGCGGCGCTCCTGGAGGCGGTGCTCGGCAAGGTGAAGCGCGGCGGCAGCGTGCTGGTGCTGGAGCCCGCGCTGCGCGAGACGAGCCGCAACCTGCTCAAGGTGCGCGACCTGCTGGTGGAGCGCGGCTACGCGGTGCGCGCGCCGTGCATGTACCGAGGCGCCTGCCCCGCGTTGGTGAAGGAGACCGACTGGTGCCATGCCGAGCGCGCGTGGCCCATGCCTCGCGTCGTGGAGGAGCTGGCCAAGGCCGCGGGCCTCCACAAGGAGGCGCTGAAGATGAGCTACCTGGTGCTGGCACCCAAGGGCGAGAGCTGGCCGGAGCCGCCGCCGGGTCGCCTCTTCCGCATCGTCTCCGAGTCGCTCGAGGGCAAGGGGCGCCAGCGCTACATCGGCTGCGGTCCGGAGGGACGCGTGGGCCTGGCGATGCAGGACAAGCACCGCACCGAGCAGAACGAGCGCTTCTTCCACCTGCAGCGCGGCGACGTCATCGCCGTCACGCAGACGGAGGCGAAGGGCGACGGCATCGCGATGGGCGAGGGCTCGGAGGTCCGCATGGTGGCCCAAGCGGGGCGCGGCGTGCCGCCTCCGCCCCGAGAGCCTGAGCCGGCCGCGACACCGCCGAAGGCCTGA